Part of the Methanobrevibacter millerae genome is shown below.
TGGGCTCACAGTCATTTTCCGCTTCAAGCGATCTTGCAAAGGCAATATATGATGCAGGAAATGAGCTTAAGAGGTCATACTGTGTCATTGCAAGTACGGATTTGTCCCATTTCAACAATCAGGAAAAGGCAAATACCGTTGACGGATACGTCCTTGAAGATATTGAGAACATGAATGAATTCAAGCTTTATGAAGAGGTTATTCAATATAACATTACCATGTGCGGTTACGGTCCTGTCATGACTACAATTGCTCTTTCAAAGATGTGCGGCAAGCACACCTCAGAGATTTTAAAGTACGGGACTAGCGGGGACGTTACAGGTGATTTGACTTCAGTCGTAGGTTACGCTTCAGGTATTTTTAGATAGGTGTCATTATGAAGGCTATGGCTTCCGCTCCAGCAAAAATGATTCTTTTCGGGGAACATTCCGTAGTTTACGGTGAACCCGCCATTGCAGGTGCGGTCAATAAAAGGGCATATGTAGAAATCAAAAAATCATATACCGGCAAATCTACTCTAAAATCCTACGATTTGAACTTTGAAGTTGAACTTAACACCAAAAACAAGACTTATAATCTGATTAAGGGAAAGCCAGGTATCATCAGATATATTTTAGAAGCTTTTCATAGAGTTCATGACCATACTCCAATAACAATGACATTGTCTTCCGAAATCCCTATCGGTTCCGGATTAGGCTCATCTGCCGCAGTTACTGTTGCAACGCTTGCAGCATTATACAGATATCATAACATTCGTTTTAACAAGAAATCCTTAGCCCACGACGCACATATGGTCGAACAGGCAGTTCAGGGAGTTGCTTCTCCACTGGACACGCTGGTTTCCACCTACGGAGGGCTCGTTTACCTCTCAAGAAGCAAGACCTTCGAACCGTTCAAGATTAATTTCAATGCTCCTTTTGTTGTCGGATACACGACCAAGCATGGAAATACTGGAAAGATGGTTAAGGATGTAAGGTCTCTTAAAAACAGGAATTCCAAGGTCATTAACCCTGTAATCACGTCTATGGGTCATTTGACGAATTATGGCAAACAGGCCATTTTAAAGCAGGATTACAAAAAGATTGGTGAACTGATGAACATCAATCATGGATTTTTGGATGTTTTGGGCGTTAATACCGTTGAACTGTCACGAATGGTA
Proteins encoded:
- the mvk gene encoding mevalonate kinase, with translation MKAMASAPAKMILFGEHSVVYGEPAIAGAVNKRAYVEIKKSYTGKSTLKSYDLNFEVELNTKNKTYNLIKGKPGIIRYILEAFHRVHDHTPITMTLSSEIPIGSGLGSSAAVTVATLAALYRYHNIRFNKKSLAHDAHMVEQAVQGVASPLDTLVSTYGGLVYLSRSKTFEPFKINFNAPFVVGYTTKHGNTGKMVKDVRSLKNRNSKVINPVITSMGHLTNYGKQAILKQDYKKIGELMNINHGFLDVLGVNTVELSRMVYTARECGAIGSKITGAGGGGSIIALCPGKVKEVAEGIAKEDNVLKVNFTKRGVSSKVRM